One region of Pangasianodon hypophthalmus isolate fPanHyp1 chromosome 15, fPanHyp1.pri, whole genome shotgun sequence genomic DNA includes:
- the rtn2b gene encoding reticulon-2b: MVGVIIRSGWLFTADSARGGQKKPVGSEECREERGFGVKTAEMASKVVDLLYWRDVGKTGLVFTGLVVGLACLFQLSAISLLSNLGLGIMVFTLPVRLLFKTMDLVRLNDGTHPFQSYLDEDSTLTDETTVRVVEKIVLLIATLITELKRLFFIDSIIDSLKFIVLLYLLTYVGVKANGLTLVIAGVISAFSLPLAYKLQQERIDKIISAVQSLVTKTTEIVELVVSLVKSPPPAPTPVPAPTQKPKLKTK; encoded by the exons ATGGTGGGTGTTATAATTAGGTCTGGTTGGCTCTTTACTGCTGACAGTGCTAGGGGTGGCCAAAAAAAGCCTGTTGGGTCTGAGGAGTGCAGGGAGGAGAGGGGGTTTGGCGTGAAAACAGCAGAAATGGCCAGCAAAG TTGTGGACCTGTTGTATTGGCGGGATGTGGGAAAAACGGGACTGGTGTTCACAGGGCTGGTGGTGGGCTTGGCCTGCCTGTTTCAGCTCAGTGCCATCTCTCTGCTGTCCAACCTGGGCCTAGGCATCATGGTGTTCACCCTCCCTGTACGTCTCCTCTTCAAAACAATGGACCTGGTCCGTCTTAACGATGGAACTCATCCCTTCCA GTCCTATTTGGACGAGGACAGCACTTTGACAGATGAGACCACAGTTCGTGTTGTGGAGAAGATTGTGCTCCTGATTGCTACTTTAATCACAGAGCTGAAGAGACTCTTCTTCATCGACAGTATTATAGACTCGCTGAAG tttattgTGCTGCTGTACCTGTTGACCTACGTTGGGGTAAAAGCCAATGGTCTTACTCTTGTGATTGCTG GTGTGATTAGtgctttctctctgcctctggcATACAAACTTCAGCAG GAACGGATTGACAAGATTATCAGTGCAGTCCAATCATTGGTGACAAAAACGACGGAGAT AGTTGAGCTTGTGGTGTCATTAGTCAAAAGTCCTCCTCCAGCTCCAACTCCTGTGCCTGCTCCTACACAGAAACCCAAACTCAAGACCAAATAA